One region of Nitrospira sp. genomic DNA includes:
- a CDS encoding tyrosine recombinase XerC produces MDRAIRTFLDVLAVQQNASPQTIRAYASDLAQFQAFALGVQKPGGPLVPESVTPALIREFLAARDRTGEKKTSLARKLACLRSFFRYLVHIGQLEVNPAEDVRAPKLPKHLPQVLTKDDAGALMEFPGGTEREGLRDRAILETLYSTGARVSELVGMNCDDISRSEGLVRVRGKGRKERVIPLGSIALEAIDAYHAQISMVPGPSSGRSAATVAVFRNRRGGRLTTRTIARIVAKYSRQLTGGAVHPHTLRHSFATHLLDEGADLRAIQEMLGHASLSTTQKYTHLATDQLLALYDRTHPRAVSATEASESTKQKGSR; encoded by the coding sequence ATGGATCGCGCAATCCGGACTTTCCTAGACGTCCTGGCTGTCCAGCAGAACGCGTCCCCCCAAACTATTCGTGCCTATGCGTCCGACCTGGCTCAGTTTCAAGCCTTCGCGCTTGGTGTGCAAAAGCCTGGTGGGCCGCTGGTGCCCGAATCGGTCACGCCTGCTCTGATTCGTGAGTTTCTCGCCGCCCGTGATCGAACGGGCGAAAAAAAGACGTCGCTGGCGAGAAAACTGGCCTGTCTGCGCAGTTTCTTCCGGTATCTGGTGCACATCGGGCAGTTGGAGGTGAACCCCGCAGAGGATGTACGCGCCCCGAAACTTCCCAAACACCTTCCCCAGGTCCTCACGAAAGACGATGCCGGCGCGTTGATGGAGTTCCCCGGTGGAACGGAGCGGGAAGGGTTGCGGGATCGCGCGATCCTCGAGACCTTGTATTCCACGGGGGCTCGCGTCAGTGAGCTGGTCGGCATGAATTGCGATGATATCAGCCGGAGCGAAGGGCTGGTGCGTGTGCGCGGGAAGGGGCGGAAAGAGCGGGTCATTCCCTTGGGGAGCATTGCTCTGGAGGCGATCGATGCCTACCACGCGCAGATCTCGATGGTGCCGGGACCGTCTTCCGGGCGATCGGCGGCCACCGTGGCCGTCTTTCGAAACCGCCGCGGGGGCCGATTGACCACCAGAACCATTGCGCGCATTGTGGCCAAATATTCGCGACAATTGACAGGAGGCGCGGTCCATCCCCACACCTTGCGCCATTCGTTTGCCACGCATTTGCTGGATGAAGGTGCCGACCTCCGTGCCATTCAGGAAATGCTGGGACATGCCTCGCTCAGTACGACACAAAAATATACACATCTTGCGACGGACCAACTACTCGCGTTATACGATCGCACTCACCCTCGTGCCGTCAGTGCCACGGAGGCGAGCGAGTCCACCAAGCAGAAGGGGTCGCGATGA
- the trmFO gene encoding methylenetetrahydrofolate--tRNA-(uracil(54)-C(5))-methyltransferase (FADH(2)-oxidizing) TrmFO, producing MREDIVIIGGGLAGTEAAWQAANRGAKVTLYEMRPKEMTKAHKTGDLAELVCSNSLGSVDPLNAPGILKAEMRRLNSLVIRAAEEARVPAGSALAVDREVFARAITRALEGHPNIRITREEVTEIPSDAVTIIATGPLTSEKLSKAISELTHERHLYFFDAISPIIDAESINMDIVYRASRYGKGGADYLNCPLDEAAYNALYDAMMTAEKVQPKEFEKIAYFESCIPIEVMAERGRQTMQFGPLKPVGLEHPKTGVRPYAVVQLRTENAHGTCYNMVGFQTKLTYPEQRRVFRLIPGLENAEFLRLGSLHRNTFINSPQLLRDTLQLKSRGTVFFAGQLVGVEGYTESAAMGGIAGINAARGLVDQPLVTPPPNSAHGCLIAHITKSDPAHFQPMNTNFGLFPPVTVKTRDKDQKRRLIQQRAVEDFDAWIAQSGLS from the coding sequence ATGCGTGAAGACATCGTGATCATCGGGGGTGGTCTGGCCGGCACAGAAGCTGCCTGGCAGGCAGCCAATCGTGGCGCCAAGGTGACGCTCTACGAAATGCGCCCCAAGGAGATGACCAAAGCACATAAGACGGGTGACCTGGCAGAGCTCGTCTGTTCGAACTCCCTTGGATCCGTCGATCCGCTTAATGCGCCCGGCATTCTCAAGGCCGAGATGCGCCGCCTGAACTCACTCGTCATTCGCGCGGCGGAAGAAGCACGGGTGCCGGCTGGCTCGGCATTGGCGGTCGATCGCGAGGTCTTCGCGCGCGCCATCACTCGTGCGCTGGAAGGGCATCCGAATATCCGGATTACTCGCGAAGAGGTGACGGAAATCCCTTCGGATGCCGTCACTATTATTGCGACCGGTCCGTTAACGTCGGAAAAATTGTCGAAGGCCATCAGTGAATTGACGCACGAACGACACCTGTATTTCTTTGACGCGATTTCACCCATTATCGACGCGGAGTCGATCAACATGGACATCGTCTATCGTGCGTCACGGTATGGCAAGGGGGGGGCTGATTACCTCAATTGCCCGCTGGATGAAGCGGCGTACAATGCGTTGTACGACGCGATGATGACGGCCGAGAAAGTCCAGCCGAAAGAGTTTGAGAAAATTGCCTATTTTGAAAGTTGTATTCCGATTGAAGTCATGGCCGAGCGAGGCCGGCAGACCATGCAGTTCGGACCACTCAAGCCGGTCGGGCTGGAGCATCCGAAGACCGGGGTCCGCCCCTACGCCGTGGTGCAGCTTCGTACCGAGAACGCGCACGGGACCTGTTACAACATGGTCGGGTTTCAGACCAAACTGACCTACCCGGAGCAGCGGCGGGTGTTTCGTCTTATTCCGGGGCTGGAGAATGCCGAATTTCTACGACTCGGCAGTCTCCATCGCAATACCTTCATCAACTCGCCGCAACTGCTGCGCGACACGCTCCAGCTCAAATCCCGCGGCACCGTATTTTTTGCCGGACAATTGGTCGGAGTCGAAGGTTATACCGAGTCTGCCGCCATGGGTGGGATTGCCGGCATCAATGCAGCGCGAGGCCTGGTGGACCAGCCGTTGGTGACTCCGCCGCCGAACAGCGCCCACGGCTGTTTGATTGCGCATATCACCAAGAGCGATCCGGCCCATTTCCAACCGATGAATACGAACTTCGGGCTGTTTCCACCCGTCACCGTCAAGACGCGCGACAAGGATCAGAAGCGGCGTCTCATCCAGCAACGAGCTGTTGAGGATTTTGACGCATGGATCGCGCAATCCGGACTTTCCTAG